TCGCCAGGATCCCACGGACTAGATCCTGCCCCTGGAATGGCCCCCATGCTGTTACTTTGTCCGTCTCGACATAGCAGGTGGCATTGTAGGGCTCCATCGTGGCGTGCGTAATATAGGGGCCGGTATAAAACGCTTCGTAGAAGTTATCGCCATTGCGCTGCGCGTCGATTAACTGCTCCGTCTCGCCCCGTCGCATCGCCGTGACCAGCTCGCCGTGTAGCAGCAGTTCCCGGTTCAGGGAGTCAATCGTCTGGCTGGAAAAGTGGTCTTTCTCGGTTATCTCATAGTCAACGTCGAGCAGGTCAGCCGCTTTCTTCGCCTGCCAGTAGCTTTCAGCCACCACCAGTATGGTGTTAAGGGACATATCGCTGTCCAGCTTAAACATATTGAGCGTTGACCAGTGGCGTGTTTTAACGATATCCACCACGCCAGACATGCCGCGAATTGCGGATTCGTTTTTAATCGCGATGATTCGCCCGTTCAGGGTAGGCACCATCCAGGGAACGGCAATCAGCATATTGGGCACGGTGACATCTATTCCAAAAATGGCTTCACCATGCACCTTAATGGCGCTATCAATGCGTTTCACCGGCTGGCCGATAAGCGATGATTTTTCCTGCTCCGGGGTTTTCAGCACCACGGGTAAACGGGCGAGGTCAATTTTTTCCGCCCACGGGATCAGCGCCCCGTAGCTGACTTTTGCGCCTGTCGGGCGGTGGATGACGTGGCTTTTTTCGCAGTAGCAGTGGTCGGCGGTGGTGGCAAAATGTTGTGCGCCCGCGGCTAAAAAGAACGCGCGGGCCTGTGCGCCAGCCTGGCGCATACGATCGTAAAAATGGGTCATCGACAGCGACGCCGCAACGTACTGGGCAACTTCTTTCTCACCGCCACCGGAATGACGATAGGCGTCGCGCCCGGTCACAAACTGCACGGAGACATTCTCCCAGTCTGCTTCCATTTCCGCCGCAACAACTTCAGCCAGCCCGGTAAAAATGCCCTGGCCCACTTCACACTGGGAAACGCCGATCACCACCTGGTTATCGGGGCCCATCCAGATCCAGTCGTTAAACTCCCGGCTGCTCTCTGGCGGTGTTCCGCTTTGCAGCACTCTGGCCGCGTGGGCTATAGGGGCCAGCGGGATAAGCAGCGACAGTACGCCGATATTTTTCAAAAATTGACGCCGTGTAAATGCCATTATGCTTGCTCCTTACCCGGGCTTTTTGTCGTCGCGCATACTCGGTCGATGGCTTTTTTAATGCGGTGATAGGTTGCGCAGCGGCAGATATTACTGATTTTCTGATAGACCACCTCGCTGTCGGGAGGCGGGGATTGCGCCAGCAGCGCCGAGACGGCCATGATCATGCCCGGCTGGCAATAGCCGCACTGGGGAACATCTTCATCAATCCAGGCCTGCTGTACCGGGTGGCGCTGTTCGGCGCCAAGCCCCTCAATGGTGACGACGTGGCGGTTTTCCGCCAGCTTAAGTGGATAACAGCAGGAACGGACCGCCTCGCCATCTACGTGTACCGTACAGGCACCACAGGCCCCGACACCGCAGCCGAATTTGGCCCCGGTAAGCTGAAAACTTTCGCGGATCACCCACAGAAGGGGGGTGTCGGCGTCGCCGTTAAAGGCAACTTTTTTTCCATTTAAGATGAATTCCATACTTACCCCCGTGAGTGATGACGTGCATTTTTGCGGCGCAGTAACCAGACCGCGAACAGGATGACCACTATCGCCAGCAGCAACCATGGCGCCATCCCCATCAGCACAACGCTGAGTGGGCGTTCTCCGCCCTGACGCTGCTGCGCCACGAAGGCCGGAGTGACCCGGGTTTTGCCATCGCCAAACTGCGCGGTGATGTAATTGGTCACATCAGCGATCTGGGCGTCGTTCAGGGCGTTGCGAAATGCCGGCATTGAGGTGGAAACAAAGTCGCCTTCGCGGTGGACGCCATCCAGTATGGTCATCACCAGATTGGACGGATTCAGGCTACCGACGGTGGAATTTTGCGTCAGCGACGGGAAGCGGTTGTCATAAGCGCCTTCGCCGCCCGCCCGGTGACAGGCTGCGCACGCGCTTTCATACAGGGCCTTACCTGCCGTCTGAGTGGTGATGTCGCGCGATGTCTGCGGATGTGTCCAGGCGGCCAGTGTTTCGTTGTCCTGGCGAACGGGCGGGATCTGGCGCAACCAGGTGGCAATGGCCTGCAGATCGTCATCGCTTAAATGACTCAGGCTGTGTTCAATCACTTCCCCCATGCCGCCTGCGGCCACGCCTTTACCGGGTGTATTACCGGTTTTCAGGTATTGCACCAGTTGCTGATCGCTCCAGCCGCCGATACCGCTGACAGGATCGGATGTGATATTCGGCGCGTGCCAGCCATTCTGGTCGCCGCCAGAGAGGCGACGCGTGGATGATTCCCCCATCAGAGTGTTACGCGGGCTGTGGCAGGCAGAGCAGTGCCCGAGCACTTCGGTCAGATAGTAACCGCGCTGTAGTTCGGGCGTCGCCAGCGGAACCGCGGGGGCTGGCGGCGTGTTGTTAAACAGATTCCAGATACCCATCAGCGGGCGGACTGACCAGGGAAAAGCGAGGGCGGTCTGGGGGGCGGCTTTATCGACAGCGGGAACCGCATGGTTTATCCACACCCAGAGCGCATGGATATCCGCGTCACGCATTCCCTGATAAGCGGTGTAGGGCATGGCGGGATAGAGGCGACTGCCGTCTGCGCGGATACCCCGGGTTACGGCTTGTTTAAACTGCGCCTCGGTATAGCGGCCAATTCCGTATTGTTCCGAGGGGGTAATATTGGTGGCGATAATATCGCCCATGGGCGTGGAGATGGCTTTTCCGCCGCTTAAGCCCGAGGCGCCTGGCCCGCTTCCCTGGTGGCAGGCTACACAATCTGCGGCTCTGGCGACCCATTCTCCCCGCGCAAGCAGTGACTGCTCAGGGGCGTTACCGGCGGCACTCGCCTGCTGACAAACGCTAAAAAACGTGAATAACGCGAGACTAACGAGATGACCCAACCGATTTTTTATTTTCATGATCTTCATTCTTATTGTTATCAGAAAGAGACTCATTACCGGAAATAAACAGCGGCTGCTCAATGATTCTGGCGGCCTTGTCTTTAATGGAGTCCAGCACATGGAGGAAGGTTGCCAACTGTTCGGGTGTGATATCGGCCAGTAATTTCTTACGCACTTTTTCGGCGCTGATATCTATTTCGTGGTGGATAGCGTGCCCAAGATCCGTCGCAAATAAACTCTTTGCCCGCATATCTTCACCTACGGCTTGTCGGGTGATGAGTTCGTTTTTCTCCAGGAAAACAATCGCTCTGGAGCAGGTTGAGATTTCACTGTGCAAAAAGGTGGATACCTGTGTGAGCGTGCAGCCATCGCCAAGTTCAATAATTGCGCGCAATACCAGCCAGTGCGGGTGGTTGATGGCCGTCTGGAAAACAGATTTGTCCATTGCGCTTCGCCACAGGCGATTCGCCACGTCCAGATGAATACCTACGGCGCAGAGATGTGTTTTTTTATCGACCATAATCCTCTCGTATTGTTTGCATATGCAATATTTGCACATGCAAACATGGTAGGTTATGGTTTTCAGGTTAGCAACAAATCACCACAATAATTAACATTGCATTGTTATCTGCCAGGGCGTGATGATCGGAGGCAATACTGAGCTGATGCCCGGAGGGAATGGGGAAATGCAGAAAAGCAAAAAGCCCGCTAAAAAAGCGGGCTTTTTAAATTTGGCTCCTCTGACTGGACTCGAACCAGTGACATACGGATTAACAGTCCGCCGTTCTACCGACTGAACTAC
This Shimwellia blattae DSM 4481 = NBRC 105725 DNA region includes the following protein-coding sequences:
- a CDS encoding xanthine dehydrogenase family protein molybdopterin-binding subunit; translated protein: MAFTRRQFLKNIGVLSLLIPLAPIAHAARVLQSGTPPESSREFNDWIWMGPDNQVVIGVSQCEVGQGIFTGLAEVVAAEMEADWENVSVQFVTGRDAYRHSGGGEKEVAQYVAASLSMTHFYDRMRQAGAQARAFFLAAGAQHFATTADHCYCEKSHVIHRPTGAKVSYGALIPWAEKIDLARLPVVLKTPEQEKSSLIGQPVKRIDSAIKVHGEAIFGIDVTVPNMLIAVPWMVPTLNGRIIAIKNESAIRGMSGVVDIVKTRHWSTLNMFKLDSDMSLNTILVVAESYWQAKKAADLLDVDYEITEKDHFSSQTIDSLNRELLLHGELVTAMRRGETEQLIDAQRNGDNFYEAFYTGPYITHATMEPYNATCYVETDKVTAWGPFQGQDLVRGILAKMAHLTPEAVTVHTTFLGGSFGRKFTPDSVMHAFFASKAVKRPVKVIYPREIDVQHGYYRPGNSSHYQAALDDDGYPVAMWAKHVGQGLFCQVHRNDRVKDNGGWDETMVECVYNNRYQIPNQRVDCGNIDQNISLTFLRGVGSTTSLFFMESFISELSYRAKKDDIAYRRHLLSNSPEMLRVIDATAKAAGWDTPPAKNRHRGLATNFWVARDHAFLSWVALITEVEVTGSQWRVVRMTCGVDCGKVINPNLVKAAIEGGLGFGLSGALYSQLTFDNGRVQQSNFHDFGVIQLQDMPEIEVVLLESDRPPQGAGEVSTAVVAPSVASAVLRATGQPVRHMPFLNKSHARTVTG
- a CDS encoding (2Fe-2S)-binding protein → MEFILNGKKVAFNGDADTPLLWVIRESFQLTGAKFGCGVGACGACTVHVDGEAVRSCCYPLKLAENRHVVTIEGLGAEQRHPVQQAWIDEDVPQCGYCQPGMIMAVSALLAQSPPPDSEVVYQKISNICRCATYHRIKKAIDRVCATTKSPGKEQA
- a CDS encoding cytochrome c — translated: MKIKNRLGHLVSLALFTFFSVCQQASAAGNAPEQSLLARGEWVARAADCVACHQGSGPGASGLSGGKAISTPMGDIIATNITPSEQYGIGRYTEAQFKQAVTRGIRADGSRLYPAMPYTAYQGMRDADIHALWVWINHAVPAVDKAAPQTALAFPWSVRPLMGIWNLFNNTPPAPAVPLATPELQRGYYLTEVLGHCSACHSPRNTLMGESSTRRLSGGDQNGWHAPNITSDPVSGIGGWSDQQLVQYLKTGNTPGKGVAAGGMGEVIEHSLSHLSDDDLQAIATWLRQIPPVRQDNETLAAWTHPQTSRDITTQTAGKALYESACAACHRAGGEGAYDNRFPSLTQNSTVGSLNPSNLVMTILDGVHREGDFVSTSMPAFRNALNDAQIADVTNYITAQFGDGKTRVTPAFVAQQRQGGERPLSVVLMGMAPWLLLAIVVILFAVWLLRRKNARHHSRG
- a CDS encoding MarR family winged helix-turn-helix transcriptional regulator: MVDKKTHLCAVGIHLDVANRLWRSAMDKSVFQTAINHPHWLVLRAIIELGDGCTLTQVSTFLHSEISTCSRAIVFLEKNELITRQAVGEDMRAKSLFATDLGHAIHHEIDISAEKVRKKLLADITPEQLATFLHVLDSIKDKAARIIEQPLFISGNESLSDNNKNEDHENKKSVGSSR